In the genome of Thermoproteus tenax Kra 1, the window CTCACTTTTAAGGTATATATATTAAATAACGGCGCCCCTTCGTGATAAGGGAGACAAAGGAGACTAGAGTGGAGGTCGAACTGATGAGGGACGGGCCTATAGTCGTCGAGACCCCCATAGGCTTTCTTACGCATATGCTTGAGACGTTGTTGTACTACGCTGGACTGGGCGGCAGAGTTAAGGCGGTAGTCCTCAGAGACCTCGACGAGGGGCACCACGTCATAGAGGACGTCGCGCTAGCTATAGGCTCGGCCTTGTCGGAGTTTGTCGGAGACAGAAGGAGCATTGCTAGATATGGGTGGTCTATCGTCCCCATGGACGATTCAAGGGCCGTAGCAGCCGTCGATTTGGGCGGCAGACCCTTCTGGGTGGTCAGAGCGGAGCTACCCAACGTCGTAATCGGAGGTTATCCGACGTATATGTTCAAGCACTTCGTGAGATCGCTCGCCTCAGAGGCGAGGGCGACTATACACGTGGAGATTTACGGCGAAGATCCCCACCACATGATAGAGGTGGCCCATAAGGCTCTGGGGTTGGCCTTGAGACAGGCCCTCTCACCTGCCGATAGGCCTATGACGACTAAGTGAGGAACTCAGTGGGACAACCGGCCGGCAATAGAACGCCTACCCCCCGAGACTTCATCACTCACAGTGAGAAAGAATAATTAGTTTTAGGCTTTTGTGGGCGTGTTAATAATCCCCTCAATAGACCTAGAGGGCGGCAAGGCCGTCAAAAGAGTGAAAGGAGAGAGAGGGAAATACGTGTTTGTGGGC includes:
- a CDS encoding imidazoleglycerol-phosphate dehydratase, which gives rise to MRDGPIVVETPIGFLTHMLETLLYYAGLGGRVKAVVLRDLDEGHHVIEDVALAIGSALSEFVGDRRSIARYGWSIVPMDDSRAVAAVDLGGRPFWVVRAELPNVVIGGYPTYMFKHFVRSLASEARATIHVEIYGEDPHHMIEVAHKALGLALRQALSPADRPMTTK